A stretch of the Actinomyces qiguomingii genome encodes the following:
- the rho gene encoding transcription termination factor Rho: protein MTEISSARPPLSTMRLAELQRLASTMGLKGTSRMRKSELIAAIREHQTNDSAASVAPAVRTTPGQTTEQAGPSTAVGRRGRSAPSADTAATSNPGQDVATNAPVSRKTTGAPDLDPVSEQTGDSSARARSRRRVIAAAGAPKDVPSGPSEPLTLDLPQRSEASDSSVQAAPARAVRPGGVRRDGAAVTHEGQDGLRRPRRRVQAASGAPERRTGNDNAPEDHADAKAALMRDLADATGTPTVEPGERRRRPGNDWDEQSDEDNRGGRRRRGRKRRDRDGRGDYDSNQDGRGQHSRDDEVLLPVAGILDVADHQHAYLRTSGYLPGPKDVYVSGQQIKDNGLRAGDAVTGWVRENGDNAGSGGGSGRGRRQNRANRLKYKPLVSVETVNGMEPERAKRRPEFTKLTPLYPQEQLRLETTPKALTPRIIDLVSPIGKGQRGLIVSPPKAGKTIILQQIANAIAINNPEAHLMVVLVDERPEEVTDMQRTVKGEVIASTFDRPASDHTTVAELAIERAKRLVELGQDVVVLLDSITRLGRAYNLAAPASGRILSGGVDASALYPPKRFFGAARNIENGGSLTILATALVETGSKMDEVIFEEFKGTGNMELRLSRQLAERRVFPAVDVAASSTRREELLIDPAQLKIMWRLRRLFSGLEQQQALELVLGKMKETQSNAEFLMVISKTTPQGSSLADADDDTKLA from the coding sequence GTGACCGAGATTTCCAGCGCGCGCCCTCCGCTATCAACCATGCGGCTGGCCGAGCTTCAAAGGCTCGCCTCAACCATGGGGCTAAAGGGCACCTCACGTATGCGGAAAAGCGAGCTGATCGCCGCGATCCGCGAACACCAGACCAATGACTCCGCTGCTTCCGTCGCCCCCGCAGTGCGCACAACCCCGGGACAGACGACCGAGCAGGCCGGGCCTTCCACCGCCGTCGGGCGCCGTGGGCGATCGGCTCCTTCCGCGGACACCGCAGCCACGTCGAATCCCGGACAGGACGTGGCCACAAACGCGCCAGTTTCACGAAAGACGACGGGCGCGCCGGATCTCGATCCGGTTTCGGAACAGACGGGTGATTCTTCCGCCCGGGCCCGTTCCCGACGTCGAGTCATCGCCGCTGCCGGCGCACCCAAGGACGTGCCTTCCGGTCCTTCCGAGCCACTGACCCTTGACCTGCCGCAGCGTTCGGAGGCGTCGGATTCCTCCGTGCAGGCGGCACCCGCGCGCGCCGTGCGCCCCGGCGGAGTCCGCCGCGATGGGGCTGCGGTAACGCATGAGGGCCAGGATGGCCTCCGGCGCCCTCGGCGGCGCGTTCAAGCCGCCTCCGGTGCACCTGAACGCCGAACCGGAAACGACAACGCCCCCGAGGACCACGCCGACGCCAAGGCCGCCCTCATGCGAGACCTGGCCGACGCCACCGGCACCCCGACTGTTGAGCCGGGAGAACGTCGCCGCCGGCCTGGCAACGACTGGGACGAGCAGTCCGATGAGGATAACCGCGGCGGACGCCGTCGGCGCGGCCGCAAGCGCCGCGATCGTGATGGGCGGGGAGATTACGACTCCAACCAGGACGGGCGCGGACAGCACTCCCGGGACGATGAGGTCCTGTTGCCGGTCGCTGGCATCCTTGACGTCGCCGACCATCAGCACGCCTACCTGCGGACCTCCGGCTACCTGCCCGGTCCCAAGGACGTATACGTAAGCGGACAGCAGATCAAGGACAACGGGCTGCGTGCCGGAGACGCCGTCACCGGCTGGGTGCGCGAGAACGGCGACAATGCCGGCTCGGGCGGTGGCTCCGGGCGCGGACGTCGGCAAAACCGCGCCAACAGGCTGAAGTACAAGCCGCTGGTGTCGGTGGAAACGGTCAACGGCATGGAGCCCGAGCGTGCCAAGCGGCGCCCGGAGTTCACTAAACTCACGCCTCTGTATCCGCAGGAGCAACTACGCCTGGAGACCACGCCCAAGGCACTTACGCCCCGCATCATCGACTTGGTCTCACCGATCGGCAAGGGGCAGCGCGGTTTGATCGTGTCCCCGCCCAAGGCCGGTAAGACGATCATCCTGCAGCAGATCGCCAACGCTATCGCCATCAATAACCCCGAGGCACACCTTATGGTGGTCCTGGTGGATGAGCGGCCAGAAGAGGTCACCGACATGCAGCGCACGGTCAAGGGCGAGGTCATCGCCTCCACCTTCGACCGCCCCGCATCCGACCACACCACCGTCGCCGAACTCGCCATCGAACGCGCCAAGCGGCTGGTGGAGCTGGGGCAGGACGTGGTGGTGCTGCTCGACTCCATTACCCGTTTGGGACGCGCATACAACCTGGCCGCGCCTGCCTCCGGCCGCATCCTGTCCGGTGGTGTGGATGCCAGTGCACTGTATCCGCCCAAGCGGTTCTTCGGCGCCGCCCGCAACATTGAGAACGGCGGCAGCCTGACGATCCTGGCCACCGCGCTGGTGGAGACCGGTTCCAAGATGGATGAGGTCATCTTCGAGGAGTTCAAGGGCACCGGCAACATGGAGCTGCGTCTGTCGAGGCAGCTGGCCGAACGACGCGTCTTCCCGGCGGTCGACGTCGCCGCGTCCTCCACGCGCCGCGAGGAGTTGCTCATCGACCCTGCCCAGTTGAAGATCATGTGGCGCCTGCGGCGGCTCTTCTCCGGCTTGGAGCAGCAGCAGGCTCTGGAACTGGTGCTGGGCAAGATGAAGGAGACCCAGTCCAACGCGGAGTTCCTCATGGTCATCTCCAAGACCACTCCGCAGGGCAGTTCTCTGGCCGACGCCGACGACGACACCAAGCTCGCCTGA
- a CDS encoding tetratricopeptide repeat protein, whose protein sequence is MVQHITGCVIISGPTELLVDAVREAVDLWSVRSLTLKIASRAADHSEFTDVPAFDAEARVLGGDGNQSAWRITLPPDLRSDEAARVLREVERVRRLLLNDPIAARRLLEKYNWGQSIVGGVLFGLVRAEIAGMLGDATAVEVILAACVERAKKMPDAFAVQVIAAAWQIGVAFGALDSAGLAADYLVDRGRKLVGALGAPETRGDLVTALKSVGRVAEARGEWEVAGRAYGEALEISRELAGELGTAEARRDLSISLNRVGDVAQERGEWEVAGRAYGEALEISRELAGELGTAEARRDLSISLNRVGDVAQERGEWEVAGRAYGEALEISRELAGELGTAEARRDLSISLNRVGDVAQERGELVQAQMVYEESAEIARELAEDLGTPEARRDLLVSLNNVGDAAEARAEWGQAQMVYEESAEIARELTEDLGTPQARGDLAALLQNAGWVAEARGDLEVASEVYAESLAICRELASELGTPQARRGLSISLNRVGDVAQERGEFSSAALAYGESLAICRELASELGTPQARRDLTVSLDHVGGVAEARGDLEVAGEVYAESLAIRRELADVDDKPQARRDLAAALDNVGWVAQARDDWAVAGDAFREALTICRELVDTVGTPQAYRDLAEVLAHAAHAAQAQGHCGTADALNQERERIIHLLEEQTEV, encoded by the coding sequence ATGGTGCAGCACATAACGGGCTGTGTCATCATCAGCGGGCCCACCGAGCTTTTGGTCGACGCCGTGCGGGAGGCCGTGGACCTGTGGTCCGTACGCTCGCTGACACTCAAGATTGCAAGCCGAGCAGCGGACCACTCGGAGTTCACGGACGTACCCGCATTTGACGCTGAAGCTCGTGTGCTCGGGGGTGACGGCAATCAATCCGCGTGGCGGATCACGCTGCCGCCCGACCTGCGGAGTGACGAGGCGGCGAGAGTGTTGCGTGAAGTGGAAAGGGTCCGCCGCCTGCTCCTAAATGATCCGATTGCCGCGCGCCGCTTGCTGGAGAAGTATAACTGGGGGCAATCGATCGTGGGGGGAGTTCTGTTCGGTCTGGTACGGGCTGAAATTGCTGGGATGCTTGGTGATGCGACTGCCGTTGAGGTTATTCTTGCTGCGTGTGTAGAGAGAGCTAAGAAAATGCCTGATGCGTTTGCCGTCCAGGTCATCGCGGCTGCGTGGCAAATCGGTGTTGCGTTCGGCGCTTTGGACTCTGCGGGGTTGGCGGCCGACTATTTGGTGGATCGTGGCCGGAAGTTGGTTGGTGCTTTGGGTGCGCCGGAGACGCGGGGTGACTTGGTGACTGCGCTTAAAAGCGTGGGGCGAGTGGCCGAGGCTCGTGGCGAGTGGGAGGTGGCGGGCCGGGCGTATGGGGAGGCATTGGAGATATCGCGGGAGTTGGCCGGTGAGTTGGGTACGGCCGAGGCACGGCGTGATTTGTCGATCTCGCTGAACCGTGTGGGTGATGTGGCGCAGGAACGTGGCGAGTGGGAGGTGGCGGGCCGGGCGTATGGGGAGGCATTGGAGATATCGCGGGAGTTGGCCGGTGAGTTGGGTACGGCCGAGGCACGGCGTGATTTGTCGATCTCGCTGAACCGTGTGGGTGATGTGGCGCAGGAACGTGGCGAGTGGGAGGTGGCGGGCCGGGCGTATGGGGAGGCATTGGAGATATCGCGGGAGTTGGCCGGTGAGTTGGGTACGGCCGAGGCACGGCGTGATTTGTCGATCTCGCTGAACCGTGTGGGTGATGTGGCGCAGGAGCGCGGCGAATTGGTGCAGGCGCAAATGGTCTACGAGGAGTCCGCGGAGATTGCGCGGGAACTGGCGGAAGACTTGGGTACGCCGGAGGCTCGGCGCGATTTACTGGTGTCGCTTAACAATGTTGGGGATGCGGCCGAGGCGCGCGCTGAATGGGGACAGGCGCAAATGGTCTACGAGGAGTCCGCGGAGATTGCGCGGGAACTGACGGAAGACCTGGGCACGCCGCAGGCGAGGGGTGACCTGGCGGCTCTGCTTCAAAATGCGGGATGGGTGGCTGAGGCGCGTGGCGACTTGGAAGTTGCGAGTGAGGTCTACGCGGAGTCGCTGGCAATCTGTAGGGAGCTGGCCAGCGAGCTGGGCACGCCGCAGGCTCGGCGTGGTTTGTCGATCTCGCTGAATCGTGTGGGTGATGTGGCGCAGGAGCGCGGTGAGTTCAGCTCAGCGGCCTTGGCATACGGGGAGTCGCTGGCAATCTGTAGGGAGCTGGCCAGCGAGCTGGGCACGCCGCAGGCGCGGCGTGACTTGACGGTCTCGCTGGACCACGTTGGGGGAGTTGCTGAGGCGCGTGGCGACTTGGAAGTTGCGGGTGAGGTCTACGCGGAGTCGCTGGCAATACGTAGGGAGTTGGCCGATGTTGATGATAAGCCGCAGGCACGCCGTGACTTGGCGGCTGCACTGGATAACGTGGGGTGGGTGGCGCAGGCTCGTGACGATTGGGCCGTGGCGGGCGATGCCTTCCGGGAAGCACTGACAATATGCCGTGAGCTTGTAGACACCGTAGGTACGCCCCAGGCCTACCGGGACCTGGCAGAAGTACTCGCCCATGCAGCGCATGCGGCGCAGGCCCAAGGCCATTGTGGAACCGCTGACGCCTTGAACCAAGAACGCGAGCGCATCATCCACCTCTTGGAGGAACAAACCGAGGTCTGA
- a CDS encoding type II toxin-antitoxin system Phd/YefM family antitoxin yields the protein MRLSSHERSTRGQPAWPPAQSSGSSPAVAGSTRTVSLRELNQRSGRIVADVVSSLRPVTITDRGRPVVRLVPIEPDETPYERLLREGLIQEATHERTGPIPRSLPPEGMTLQQLPDEDQEESRQHTSTLP from the coding sequence TTGAGATTATCCAGTCATGAACGCTCAACCCGTGGACAGCCCGCATGGCCCCCGGCGCAGTCCTCTGGCTCCAGTCCCGCCGTCGCCGGCAGCACCCGTACCGTCAGCCTCCGCGAACTCAACCAGCGCTCCGGACGCATCGTCGCCGACGTCGTCTCCTCCCTTCGCCCCGTCACCATCACCGACCGTGGCCGCCCAGTGGTCCGGCTGGTGCCTATCGAACCCGACGAAACACCCTATGAGCGTCTGCTACGCGAAGGACTCATCCAAGAGGCCACGCACGAGCGAACCGGGCCGATCCCGCGTTCCCTGCCCCCCGAAGGGATGACACTTCAACAGCTACCGGACGAGGATCAGGAGGAATCGCGACAACATACCTCGACACTTCCGTGA
- the rpmE gene encoding 50S ribosomal protein L31: MKQGIHPEYAPTTVTCTCGNRFETRSTVTSGEIRVDVCSECHPFYTGKQKILDTGGRVARFEARYGKRKK, encoded by the coding sequence ATGAAGCAGGGTATTCACCCCGAGTACGCGCCCACCACGGTGACGTGCACCTGCGGCAACCGCTTCGAGACTCGTTCCACCGTCACCTCCGGTGAGATCCGCGTGGATGTGTGCTCGGAGTGCCACCCGTTCTACACCGGCAAGCAGAAGATCCTCGACACAGGTGGCCGTGTGGCCCGCTTCGAGGCCCGTTACGGCAAGCGCAAGAAGTAA
- the lysA gene encoding diaminopimelate decarboxylase yields the protein MSAVPPGEAPLGALVAPEPEARPDLWPWSARRRADGALEIGGRSVGEILAEAPTPVFVLDEADLRGRAATWVAAMAEEFWPDYGMNGGQAYYAGKAFLTTRVARTVLSEGMGIDTASAGELAIGLAALGDVDGEAATERATRLGLHGNGKTEAEIATALAHRVGHLVLDSAEEIGQAAAAVRHLREAGVYGPAETGSVMLRLTTGIHAGGHEYISTAHEDQKFGISVVTGAALDAARAVVAAPELTLHGLHSHIGSQIFDLAGFREAVGVVLRLRHQIAKATGVLCEEVDLGGGYGIAYTGADPVAPSPAEVARALAEAVRGLCAELGDAVPQVSVEPGRSIAGPAMVTLYTVTGLKRVELGEGTARLYVSVDGGMSDNIRPALYDAAYTALVANRRPDPEAGLVRARVVGKHCESGDVVARDVDLPADLVVGDVLAIPATGAYGRSMASNYNLFTRPGVAWVEDGQQGWVLRPETIADLLALEGN from the coding sequence ATGAGCGCCGTACCCCCGGGCGAGGCCCCCCTGGGCGCTTTGGTGGCCCCTGAGCCCGAGGCCCGCCCGGACCTGTGGCCATGGTCGGCCCGACGTCGCGCCGATGGCGCCCTGGAGATCGGTGGGCGCAGCGTGGGGGAGATCCTCGCCGAAGCCCCCACTCCCGTATTCGTCTTGGACGAGGCCGACCTGCGCGGACGCGCCGCCACCTGGGTTGCCGCCATGGCCGAGGAATTCTGGCCCGACTACGGCATGAACGGTGGCCAGGCCTACTACGCCGGCAAGGCCTTCCTGACCACCCGCGTAGCCCGCACCGTCCTGTCCGAGGGCATGGGTATCGACACCGCTTCCGCCGGGGAACTGGCCATCGGGCTGGCAGCCTTGGGCGACGTCGACGGCGAGGCCGCCACCGAGCGCGCCACTCGGCTGGGCCTGCACGGCAACGGCAAGACGGAGGCCGAGATCGCGACGGCTCTGGCCCACCGCGTGGGCCACCTGGTCTTAGACTCGGCCGAGGAGATCGGCCAAGCAGCCGCTGCCGTGCGTCACCTGCGTGAGGCCGGCGTCTACGGTCCGGCGGAGACCGGCTCGGTCATGCTGCGGCTGACCACAGGCATCCACGCCGGCGGGCACGAGTACATCTCCACCGCCCACGAGGATCAGAAGTTCGGCATTTCCGTGGTCACCGGCGCCGCACTGGACGCTGCCCGTGCCGTAGTCGCCGCCCCGGAACTGACCCTGCACGGGCTGCACTCCCACATCGGCTCCCAGATCTTCGACCTGGCCGGTTTCCGTGAGGCCGTCGGAGTCGTGCTGAGACTGCGCCACCAGATCGCCAAGGCCACCGGCGTGCTGTGCGAGGAGGTGGACCTGGGCGGCGGCTACGGGATCGCCTACACCGGCGCCGACCCAGTGGCCCCTTCACCCGCAGAGGTGGCACGCGCCCTGGCCGAGGCGGTCCGTGGCTTGTGCGCCGAGCTGGGCGACGCCGTGCCGCAGGTGTCGGTGGAGCCAGGCCGCTCGATTGCCGGACCGGCCATGGTCACCCTGTACACGGTGACCGGGCTCAAGCGTGTGGAGCTGGGGGAGGGGACCGCCCGCCTGTACGTGAGTGTGGACGGCGGCATGAGCGACAACATCCGCCCGGCCCTCTACGACGCCGCCTATACGGCACTAGTGGCCAATCGGCGCCCCGACCCGGAGGCCGGACTGGTACGCGCGCGCGTGGTCGGCAAGCACTGTGAGAGTGGCGACGTGGTCGCGCGCGACGTGGACCTGCCCGCCGACCTTGTGGTCGGGGACGTGCTGGCCATTCCGGCCACCGGCGCCTACGGGCGCTCCATGGCCAGCAACTACAACCTGTTCACCCGTCCCGGCGTCGCCTGGGTTGAGGACGGCCAACAGGGGTGGGTGCTGCGCCCGGAGACCATCGCCGACCTGCTTGCCCTGGAGGGGAACTAA
- a CDS encoding homoserine dehydrogenase has protein sequence MKQQAAQETAQPAPAAARPQRPTLRVGVLGSGTVGTQVIRLLLEQADDFAARSGARLEITGVAVRDVDAPRDDAVPRELLTDDAQTVATSNDIVVELIGGIEPARSLILAAFASGASVITGNKALIAAHGPELYAAAAEANTDFYYEAAVAGAIPVVYALRESMAGDRVTSVLGIVNGTTNYILDEMSTKGLSFDTALAAAQELGYAEADPTADVDGLDAAAKAAIIASLAFHTRVGLDDVEVEGIRSITSDDIREAHASGCELKLLAIAQRCEDEQANGISVRVHPALVPADHPLASVRGGFNAVLVDAEAAGRLMFYGQGAGGTPTASAVLSDVVAAAAHRVNGGQAPRESSYAELPILPPEQALTRYQIQLRVADAPGSLAAVAQVFGDYDVSINSVRQASYVDVGDELALVTIVTHAAPVGRLEAAVDGLRAQERVAEVVSTRRVEGL, from the coding sequence GTGAAACAGCAGGCAGCCCAGGAAACGGCGCAGCCGGCCCCGGCGGCGGCGAGGCCGCAGCGCCCCACACTGCGAGTCGGTGTCCTCGGCTCCGGCACCGTCGGCACCCAGGTGATTCGGCTCCTGCTCGAACAGGCCGATGACTTCGCCGCCCGCTCTGGCGCGCGCCTGGAGATCACCGGCGTTGCCGTCCGCGACGTGGACGCCCCCCGAGATGACGCCGTCCCACGCGAGCTGCTCACCGACGATGCCCAGACTGTGGCCACCTCCAATGACATCGTGGTTGAACTTATCGGCGGTATTGAGCCCGCCCGCAGCCTGATACTGGCAGCCTTCGCCTCCGGAGCCAGTGTGATCACCGGCAACAAGGCCCTGATCGCCGCGCACGGCCCCGAGCTGTACGCGGCCGCCGCCGAGGCGAACACCGACTTCTACTACGAGGCCGCCGTCGCCGGCGCCATCCCCGTTGTCTACGCCCTGCGCGAGTCCATGGCCGGGGACCGCGTCACCAGCGTGCTCGGCATCGTCAACGGCACCACCAACTACATCTTGGACGAGATGAGCACCAAGGGCCTGTCCTTCGACACCGCCCTCGCCGCTGCCCAGGAGCTCGGCTACGCCGAGGCCGACCCCACCGCCGACGTCGACGGGCTCGACGCCGCCGCCAAGGCCGCCATCATCGCCTCCCTCGCCTTCCACACGCGCGTCGGTCTCGACGACGTCGAGGTCGAGGGCATCCGCTCCATCACCTCCGACGACATTCGCGAGGCCCACGCCTCCGGCTGCGAGCTCAAACTTCTGGCCATCGCCCAGCGCTGCGAGGACGAGCAGGCCAACGGTATCTCCGTGCGTGTGCACCCCGCCCTGGTACCCGCGGATCACCCGCTCGCCAGCGTTCGCGGCGGCTTCAACGCCGTGCTGGTCGATGCCGAGGCCGCCGGGCGGCTGATGTTCTACGGGCAAGGAGCCGGCGGCACCCCCACCGCCTCTGCCGTGCTATCCGACGTCGTCGCCGCTGCCGCTCACCGCGTCAACGGAGGGCAGGCTCCCCGTGAGTCCAGCTATGCCGAGCTGCCGATTCTGCCCCCCGAACAGGCACTGACCCGCTATCAGATCCAGCTGCGTGTAGCCGACGCGCCCGGTTCGCTAGCAGCTGTCGCCCAGGTATTCGGTGACTATGACGTCTCAATTAACTCCGTGCGGCAGGCCAGTTACGTTGACGTCGGCGACGAACTTGCGCTGGTGACCATTGTCACTCATGCTGCTCCGGTGGGCAGGCTTGAAGCCGCTGTGGACGGGCTGCGTGCCCAGGAGCGCGTAGCCGAGGTCGTCTCCACCCGCCGTGTAGAGGGACTGTGA
- the thrB gene encoding homoserine kinase, translating to MRLSNECATVRVPATTANMGPGFDSFGMAFTYYDEVEVRPIVGATKVTVQGVGEGIVPTDDSNLVVRALRAGLDAAGAPQAGFEMRCINRIPHGGGMGSSASAAVAGLMLARGLLSDPEALPDEEVFRIATGFEGHPDNVAPAVFGGATVAWIEVDGTPRSAPMPVDATLAVSLLVPPSTTRLSTEEARKVLPDSVPRADALFNTSRAAILMLALAGRPDLLMAGTEDRLHQEYRRGVLPASMAVMDSLREQGYPAVISGAGPTVLVLADLSQQTRFTLERHGWTVLRPGIDLAGAQLV from the coding sequence ATGAGACTGTCCAACGAATGCGCTACGGTGCGCGTGCCCGCGACCACCGCGAATATGGGTCCAGGCTTCGACTCCTTCGGCATGGCCTTCACCTACTACGACGAAGTAGAGGTCCGTCCCATCGTGGGCGCCACCAAGGTCACGGTACAGGGCGTGGGGGAGGGCATCGTCCCCACCGACGACTCCAACCTGGTGGTGCGTGCCCTGCGTGCTGGCCTGGACGCGGCCGGCGCCCCCCAGGCTGGCTTCGAGATGCGCTGTATTAACCGCATCCCCCACGGTGGTGGTATGGGTTCCTCGGCAAGCGCCGCCGTCGCCGGGCTCATGCTCGCCCGGGGCCTGCTGTCGGACCCTGAGGCGCTTCCGGACGAAGAGGTCTTCCGAATCGCTACCGGCTTCGAAGGACACCCGGACAACGTCGCCCCGGCGGTATTCGGTGGTGCCACCGTCGCCTGGATCGAGGTCGACGGCACACCCCGCTCCGCACCCATGCCGGTGGACGCCACCCTGGCGGTGAGCCTGCTGGTGCCGCCGTCAACGACGCGGCTGAGCACCGAGGAGGCCCGTAAGGTTCTGCCCGATTCAGTTCCGCGCGCCGACGCCCTGTTCAACACCTCTCGGGCCGCGATCCTCATGCTGGCGCTTGCCGGCCGCCCCGACCTGCTCATGGCCGGCACCGAGGACCGGCTCCACCAGGAGTACCGGCGCGGCGTGTTGCCCGCATCCATGGCGGTAATGGACTCCCTGCGTGAGCAGGGCTATCCGGCGGTCATCTCCGGAGCCGGGCCCACGGTGCTGGTCCTGGCAGACTTGTCTCAGCAGACCCGGTTCACTCTGGAACGCCACGGTTGGACGGTGCTGCGCCCCGGCATCGATCTGGCCGGCGCACAACTGGTGTAA